In a genomic window of Jeotgalibacillus aurantiacus:
- a CDS encoding DUF84 family protein: MKAAVGTLNKSKLKAVETAWQIGDVQGFDIPSGVSDQPFGHEETIEGAVNRAKGAAEKLPGAVGIGLEGGVTETPHGLFICNWGALVTPDGREPFIAAGASFRLPDELAEPLRQGEELGPLMRTYSHNKNISQEEGAVGFFTNHRITRDQMFEHILELLIGQWEFSKRT; the protein is encoded by the coding sequence ATGAAAGCAGCAGTCGGTACACTGAACAAATCGAAATTAAAAGCTGTTGAAACCGCCTGGCAGATTGGTGATGTTCAAGGATTTGATATTCCCTCAGGTGTCAGTGATCAGCCATTTGGACACGAGGAAACAATCGAAGGCGCGGTGAACAGGGCAAAAGGAGCAGCAGAAAAGCTTCCCGGAGCCGTTGGTATTGGTCTTGAAGGTGGTGTAACAGAGACACCGCACGGACTTTTTATTTGTAACTGGGGAGCGCTTGTGACACCTGATGGCAGAGAGCCGTTTATCGCTGCAGGTGCGAGTTTCAGGCTGCCGGACGAACTGGCTGAACCGCTCAGACAGGGGGAAGAACTTGGTCCGCTGATGAGGACATACAGTCATAACAAAAACATCAGTCAGGAAGAAGGGGCGGTTGGTTTTTTTACAAACCACAGGATTACCCGTGATCAGATGTTTGAACATATTTTGGAGCTGCTGATTGGTCAGTGGGAGTTTTCAAAGAGAACATAA